The Loxodonta africana isolate mLoxAfr1 chromosome 18, mLoxAfr1.hap2, whole genome shotgun sequence genome includes the window AAAAAAATACACAAGGGTATTGAAATGATGGATTTGGAGACATCAAATAAGGAAAGCAATAAAGATGCAACTGGAGCAAGGCTGGAAACCTAGACCCCAGTACGTGGAGCCAAGAATTACCCTTCTTATTATTTCCAGATGAGGGAAAATGAGAACAGACTCCTGAATCGGATGGTCTGGGATCTTAAGTAGGCTCAATACTAACCCATTCTGGGACCTTGACAAGTCAGTCATCAAATTCTGTATTTTTTCAAACTTAAAAATAGTGATAATATTTCCTTTTGTGCAACCTTCATAGGGGTAGAAGAGGTTATAGATGTCAACTTTTGttgataaattataaaatatcaaCAAAGAGAGAGGCATCCTTAAAGATTGTGGTTGTTTACCAGCCTCTGgatcgctatcagtcagaatcgactcaacagtaaccggttttttttggtgggggaggggggctttGGCTTCCTTCCTCATACCTGAGGGAGTAATTTTTAGGACCCCTACTTATTAgttagaaacactggtggcatagtggttaagtgctatggctgctaaccaaaagttcggcagttagaatccaccaggtgctccttggaaactctatggggcagttctactctgtcctatagggtagctatgagttggaatcaactcgatggcaacgggtttttggttagGTATTAGTTAGCTCCCAGGTAAAGACAAAATAAACTATTCTAATAAAGGAGTTGGAAAGTTCCTTTCATGTTCATATCATGGCAGAAAGATGATGTAGACATAAAAATAAACCAGGGGTAAAAAGTTTAAGAGACAGAATGATGCAAACACTTGTACAGAAAAAGATATTAATAGAATTTAGAAGATGGGTGCTGAGAGGCTGAGATGTTTGGGTTTTAGTCAGTATTGACTTGGAGGACAGAATATTATTTCGAGtagttttggttaaaaaaaaaacatataataaatTAGTGATGTAACAGCTGGAGGCAATTAGACCATTTAAAACTATGCTCCTTCAGGATCATCTGGGAGTGACAAAAAAGGAAGACTTTACCAGGAGGTCACTGAGAACCACTTCTTAGTTCAACAAGATAACTCCACTTtatctctcttcttttattaGATATTTCTgcagtatttcattttaataGAACTTTCTATGATGAAcaaaaaaagaagtctgaaatAATATTGAAATATCAGCATCTCTACTGGATAAGATAACATGAAATCCCAAGTGCTACCATCATAGATAGAAGGGAAATGTCTTTTTATGAAAGGCTCTTCCCAGGGCTCCCTTTATGTctctgttcctcaggctgtagatgaaggggttcagcatgggggTCACCACAGTGTACATCATAGCCATGACAGTTTCCTTAATAGTAGAATTATTAGCTGATGGGcataagtagagaccaataacAGTCCCATAGAACAGTGACACCACGGAGAGGTGGGAGCCACACGAGGAAAAAGCCTTACGGATGCCCCTGGCAGAAGGGGCCTTAAGGATGGAGGAGATAATTCTTGCATAGGACATAATGATGAGTAAGAATGGGACAACAAGAATGACTCCTCCTGTGATAAATATCACCAACTCATTAACCTGAGTGTCAGAGCAGGCCAGCTTCAGCAGAGCAGACATATCACAGAAAAAATGGGGGATCAAGTTGTCTGCACAAAAACACAACCTGGCCATAAGCAGGGTGTGCAGCATGGCATGGAATGTGGTCAGCACCCAGGACAGTGCCACCAGGGAGAGACAGAGCTGGGGGCTCATGATGGTGGTGTAGTGCAaggggaagcagatggccacatagcggtcataggccatggccaCAAGAAGGAAGCTCTCCAGGTCACCAAAAAACAGGAAGAAGTACATCTGGGCCAGGCAGCCTGTGTAGGAGATGGAAGGGACTTGGCTCTGCATGTTCTGCAGCAATTTGGGCATTGTGACTGAGGAGAAGCAGAGATCACAGAAGGACAAGTTGctgagaaagaagtacatggTTGTGTGGAGGTGGGAGTCCAGTCGAATGAGGACTATGATGACGAGGTTGCCCAGGACGGTGGTAACATATATGGCCAGGAACAGGCCATAGAACAGGATTCGCTGCTCTGGATCAATGGGCAGGCCCAGGAGGATGAACTCAAAGATGGTGGTTTGATTCTTTCCTGACATTCTCTGTTGCTAACATCACTAGGAAGAAACAATAGTGTTCATTAAAAACCTGACCAGAGGAATAAACGTATTTCTGTGATATGTGGTCTGTTAGATGCTCTGTAATGATACTTTATTTTTCCCTCATCATAACAATGTCAATTTCTATAATCAGAATCTCAATAAtcaaaaatgactttttttcacttttctatAATATATAACATTATGCCCTCCTTTCAAAACACTCATACCTCTTAGTTTGTGACATAACCAATGGTCTGTTTTTTCTGCTACTTGCCTGGCCCTTCATTCATTCTCAGTGAGTGTAATTGGCTTCTGATCTGtgccatacccattgctgtcaagtcaattctgactcatagaaaccctacaggacaaagtagaactgccccatagggtttccaagaagcagcaagtggatttgaactgccgaccttctggttggcagccgaaCTCTACTCTGCTCTGTCAGTACCTTACATATGATGTCCCCAGTGTTATTTCCTAAACAAGGTTCTCTTATACATATACCCCATTAAAATCTCATCTGCTTCTATGGCATAGATTTCCATGTAATCTCGGAACTGTATACTCCGTTGCTTATTTTCCCTTGGTTATATCACAGGCATCTTAAACCTAACAGATCCCAAACTAAATTCATGATCCAAACCTTCACGCCTCCCAACCTGCACTGCCTCAAGTGTCTCGTGTCTCAGTAAAAGGTATCCAAGTGATCAAGTCAGAAATTTGAGAGTGTTCTTCCATTAATTTCTTTCTCTCATCATCAACAACCAATCTGTCAAGCCTGCAGGTTCTGCCACATAATTCTCTTTCTAATTCATCCGTTCTTCATCCCAACCACTACTCCCCTAGCCCAGGCTGACGTCATATCCTATCTGGACAATTCTTGCAGGAACATCCCCCAGCTCCCAGGCTTACTCTCCTTCAATCCCGTCATTCACCCTCCGGCATTCTAAAATGAGAATCTGGTCATCTGTCTCTCCTGCTTAAGCTCCTTAGTACCTTCTCATTGCTTTTAAGATTAAGGCAAAGTTCCTTTCAAGGCACAAAATGTGCTTCAGGACCTGACCCTTGCCTACTTTAACAGCCTCATCTGGCCACAAAGTGACACTTGCACTCCACTCTTCAGCAATGTGGGAATTCAGAGTCATCATTTCTTGCCTTCAGCCTTTCTTATTTGCTGTTCCTCCTGCCTAGCACCTTCTTCCCTTTGCTCCCCCTTCACTTACCTTTGCCCTACTTAGTCTTCAAGTATAACATTACATGTCGCTTACTCAACTAAACATTCTCTGTCTCCCGGACTAAGTCAGGACACACCGCTGTGCTTCCACAGCATCCTGTACTTGTCCCAAGAGTACTCTATACACTTGGAATAACTTTAGCTTTTTCTCTACCACATTGTAAACTCCATACAGGAAAGGCCATgtctgctttcttgactgctgtagcATCAGCACCTGACATAACGCCTGGCATGTAGCCAGTGTTTCATATGCATTCCCTGGCTGTCATTCAGTTATGACATAAATTATTCcaaatttaaaggcatcagacATTCTCATTAAGTCAGAATAACTACTTCTACTAAATTCTTCCAGAACAA containing:
- the LOC100672549 gene encoding olfactory receptor-like protein DTMT, whose product is MSGKNQTTIFEFILLGLPIDPEQRILFYGLFLAIYVTTVLGNLVIIVLIRLDSHLHTTMYFFLSNLSFCDLCFSSVTMPKLLQNMQSQVPSISYTGCLAQMYFFLFFGDLESFLLVAMAYDRYVAICFPLHYTTIMSPQLCLSLVALSWVLTTFHAMLHTLLMARLCFCADNLIPHFFCDMSALLKLACSDTQVNELVIFITGGVILVVPFLLIIMSYARIISSILKAPSARGIRKAFSSCGSHLSVVSLFYGTVIGLYLCPSANNSTIKETVMAMMYTVVTPMLNPFIYSLRNRDIKGALGRAFHKKTFPFYL